Below is a genomic region from Xiphophorus hellerii strain 12219 chromosome 1, Xiphophorus_hellerii-4.1, whole genome shotgun sequence.
TCTTTCTGtcttcacaaggactttgcattAACTCTAACCTTAAcccttccattcattttttattaatttatgtagCCTAACCTTGAAATTAAACCTAACCATTACCAGTACATACCTTATCCTAAAGTTTAGGATGAGGTTTGTACTGTTTTGGACCTAAACCTAACCTAACCTAACCTAAACTCTATTCACACCTTAATCCTTGACCAAAACCcgaatttaaaaacagaacttaTTCTTATGGGGCCTGAACTTTGCACCTCATAGGTAACACTCGGTCCCCACAATGTAgaatttgttggaaaaattgGCCTTGGCaattccacacacacacttgccaAATGCCTCTGGACAAGGCACCTGACCCCAAGTTGCTTACTGATCTGTGTATTGTTGTAtaaatgcatgcatgcatgtttGTGAGTGTAAACAGGTTACTCTGATTTGTAAAGCGCTTCGAGTGGGCAGCATGACGGCAAAGGCGCTCTCTGGAGTCAGTCCATTTACAAACGCACATATTGACAACAAACCattgagaaaatgtaatttattgttttttaatgaaactcaATCATGTCTTTGCTGTTAACACAATTTAGAATGATCTTGAAGGGCATTTTGACTTCAATAAAACAGCAGGAAATTTAGCTTCATGAATGTTACAAATAATAGTAGCTGAAGCAGAAAGTATAAGACAGACATGATATCAACCTTTTCTTCTATACTTATAAGAGCCAAAAGTTTCTCATAAGAATCAAAAGGTAGTCTCTCATACCTATGAAAGTGCAATTATGTGCATTTGTGAATAAACGAATATTGACCGTGTTAGTGAAAATATCCTTGAACTGAGTGCACATGGTGATATGCTAGATCTTGTTGAGAGAGAAGGTAAAGACAAGGGATATAACTTTGAACTATTATGAgaaaacttcaataaaaaagtaacaaaaatgtaacaagtgAAAGAAATATTGGAGAAAAGGAGCAATTAATCTTTATAATTTAATCACGTTACTTTTCTGTACTTTCTATCCATAGGTTGCATTAGCATCCTTGGGAGAGAGCAAAGAGGGCAGTGAGCGGCACAGACGAGCCAAACGGGTAAATGAATGAGAATTTTTAAAGGAACTGCTGGCAacatttttctctaaaaagAAACCTCTGTAATTATTTGCTTGATCTGCATTTTGGCTTTAGGAATCCTTGTCACGTTCCAAAAGAAGATGGGTCCTGTCTACCATAGAACTAGAAGAGGAAATGGACGTGATATACCCGTACAAAATTTCCACGGTAAAACACAGATTCttcatatatatacagtacagaccaaaagtttggacacactttctcattgaattcaatgagaaagtgtgtccaaagcAGAAAGTATAAAACAGCAggacacagttgtgtccaaacttttggtctgtactgtatattgtaAATACAATGATGTGTCAGCTCAATGCCTATATAGGGTTAACAAAACCTACTGCTAATAACTTTATTATATGTCTGTCTCTTTTAGATGTACAATGACAAGAcagcaaatgtaaaacatgagTTTCAAATAACTGTAGAAGATGAGCCCGAAGGACTGTTCACCATCAATAAAGCAACTGGAGAAGTCTATGTACATAGGCGCCTCGACAGGGAAAAGAAGAAATCCTATCATGTGAGGGACAATTCATCACTATCAATACCTGCTATGATATGTAGTCATTACAAACTGTGTCATCTGAATAAACTATAATCAACAGATCACATTTGATGTCTGGGACttaacagcaggaaaaaaaattgacaaagaaCTATCTTTTGATGTGGACCTAATAGACATAAACGACAACGCACCGAGATTCACTAATCAGTTTCAGAAAAGTTACGATGTGATGGAAAATACGAAAGTAGGTGAGTTCAGAAACCTGCAAATATGTCAAAAGTCTgcagattttctaaattatGAATCATTTATTAAAGTACATACAACAGACATTATAAACATGCTGTTCgttgatttgaaaaaaatctttggcTACTAACATTGTAATTTCTTGACAAACTTTAGTTTAGAATAATGCTTGTATTACAATCTGACAAAACAATTTGGCCCATCAGTTGTGTATTCTTATGTTTaagctttctttttcctttttatgaaGTGAATTCTGTgaatcttaaaaagttttacatggaaatgtgggaaaaataatgactgattttctttgtttgtcttcCAGGAGAATACCTGCCAGTGTCAGTGAACGTTGTAGATGATGATCTGGAAGGCACAATTAACTCAACAGTAGTGGTCACTGTGGGTAAACAAAGCCCACCTGAACCAAAAATTGGAGTTAAGAGAATTGATGGCAGACTGCATCAACTTGTATCTGAAGGATGCTTTGACTATGATGTAGGTCTTTTCTTAATTAAAGTAATATAGTTTTTGGAAGTTAACACAAGCTAAAATATggttaactttatttttcagaaagcaAAACAGTATTCAGTTGTAATTAATGCATCTGATCGTGGAAAGCCGCCCCTTTCCAGAAATGTGACTGTTACACTCAATGTTATTGACACAAACAGCCATCAACCCACGTTTAAGAAGAGACAGGCAAGAATTACTTATGATatcaatgtttatttattttgttttttaatttgtaaattccactaaatgtattattttttcatgttttagtaTGAAGCTGAGGCTGTGGAAATGCAAACCCCTGATGATATTTTAAGAGTTGCAGTAGAGGATAAGGACACTCCCAACACTGACGGCTGGCGAGCCAAGTACTCCTTTATCAGTGGCAATGaagataaaatgtacaaaattacCACTGACCCTAAAACAAATGAAGGGATCATTGGTGTTGTCAAGGTAACTGTTTTACCACAccttacagaaaatattcattCATAATGGACTAAACTATGAGTTCACCAATTGTTAGCATAAGTATTATGAAGAGTTACTGAACATCTACACTTGTGTCTTCTTCAGGCGAAGAATTTTGACGTAACTACTTTGGTAAAACTGCAAATCGGAGTTGAGAATATTGAACCATTAAAAGTCTGTAAAGATGGAAAATTAATTGAAGATTTAAGCATCCTTCCACCTAAGGATTCTGTCAACCTCACAGTGAAAATGGTTGACACTAATGACGCTCCGGTGTTTGAAAAATATACAGAAGAGGTATACCAGACAGAGGAATCAGAGAAAGGACAGGTGCTGTATACCCCTAAGGTTAAAGATGTTGACTCCCCTAACGTCAGGTAGGTTCTCAACGAAACTGCATTCATGTTcagcatttttgtttgcttggcAGCAAAACTACTTATGAGGTCAATCAATAATGGCGAATTAGCTCTCTCACAACTGATCATCACTTGAGCAAGATTTGTGCTAGACAGTAATCAATATGTTTTAGgaggtcagaaaaaaatgtaataaattgaaataaaacattattatttactGTTTAATGTAATGTTGTAGTGTAAATAACAAGATGCATATTATGCCATAATCCCTCTTGTATGGGTTTCCCCACACAACATTAGAATCTCTGAGCTGGTGTGATTGCAGTGTGCGGGTTTAGTGTGCCTGTCTTATAATTATATGACAAGAATTCAGACATATAGACTACAGTAATTTCTCTTTTACTAATAATGTTTTGTGGTTGAACACTGATatagattgtttatttttcttctgacaATAAAATTTACCTActgtttgattattattttttgtccagGTTTGAACTGTTAGAAGACCCTGCTAAATGGGTGACTATTGATAAAAAAACAGGAGCAATCACAACAATCGAGAAGATGGATAGAGAATCACCTTTTGTAGATGAGAACAATATTTACAGAATTGTTATTGCTGCCATAGATGATGGTATGACAAGACATTTCTAAACATTTGCAGCTACAATCAGAAGgcataatttattaattaattaactgaactgaaacaaatgATCTATTCTGTGGTTTTCAAGGTTCACCTCCAGCCACAAGTACATGCACAGTCAGTGTCCACCTCAGGGATATCAATGATAACACTCCTACGCTGCTCAACAAGACTGCCATTTTGTGTTCAAACCATGCTGACAAGGTCATGGTGCGTGCTAAAGATGCTGATGCTGAGCCATACAGTGGACCCTTTGGTTTCTCCTTGGCAAATGATAAAACTGCGAAAGAACACTGGAAAATAGAACCTGAATATGGTTGGTCCACACCTTTGAAGCTTCACTACCAAAATTGCTAAAGTAAATACTCATTGCTGGGCCataattatttatctttatgTTATAAACAGGTGAAGAAGTTAGCATTAGATTGCTGACAAAACTTCCCAAGGGTAACTACTCTGTACCACTGGTGATTCAGGACAAGCAGAATCAACCTTCAAAGGAGAGTTTGTCCATTGTGGTGTGTGACTGTGTCAAACCCGGTGTGTGCGCTTTACCAAAGCCTCTGTCAACTGGCATTGGTATTGCTGCCATAGGACTAATTATTGCAGCActgcttgtttttctgtgtgagtACAAAGTAGTCAATTatttatatgtgtatatatagttgaaaccaaatatttgcacacattacataaaaaaacatgtccACATTTTTTTAGACACATTTTTTCTTACTCTTTTGCTCTCTGCTGCACACATACTGACCAAAATGTATGTAAACGTCTGAATTAAAAGAAAGTTCCaataaaactctaaaaaaaTTTCTCACTACGTTTTCTGGTATTTAGCAAATagcaattattttttgtaattctaaATATCCTAAagcaagagaagtttggtctggtTTAACTCCAGGGAGTGACAGCAtcattttattcagtgtatgttAATGTATACTGTACatgctaaaataaattagatcaGTTCTTTCTCACATTTAAATCCATTTAATTAACTTTACATGAACACTCAGTTTAAAACGCATGGGATATATATTTTaggttttgctttaaaagtAAATAGAATTTATAAACTTGGTGCTCAAACTATCTTAATGTGTCCACAGTGTTGCTCTTTCTTTTGACggacaaaagaaaatttataatCCCTGATGTGAAAGATGAATACAAACAGACTTTGATGAGGTACAATGAAGAAGGACTGGGCAATGATTGCAAGGTAAGTTGTGGAGTGACTGTGCTGACTACAGAGAGACTGCCAATACCACATCTCTGGATTGTCCTTGTTAAACAGTTAACATTTGACAGTTTAGCATCAAAAACTCTAAAAGATATGCATATAATGAAACTGGATTGACATAAATTGGAtttgatatacattttttaattactggAAATCTATGGGCTAATTTTACTTAGAAAATGCCTtcagatgacatttgttgtaaactggtcctatataaataatttaaattgaatGGAGAGTTTAACACTGTGAATATGATGCACAGCTACTGCAAACACAAAAGGTATTTCCCctactattatttttttgccaggCTGAGTCCAAAGTCTTAGCATCAAAGACTACGGAGAGTATGACAGACGGCATCAAGCTGGGCCACATGCAGGTACATGTCACTAATTTTAGGTGTTCATTTCTGTTAAAGCCTTAAGCTCAGTCAGTGTGTGTAATTACTCTTGACTGAATGAATGCTGTAAGTaagatgtattattattattaatgttgtggttattgatatttttattagctAAATCACAGAGGAATGTGTTGAATAATCTAGTATTTGAAAAGATTTGTCTTGAGGTCAACTTAAGTGTTGC
It encodes:
- the LOC116721759 gene encoding cadherin-like protein 26 gives rise to the protein MDVIYPYKISTMYNDKTANVKHEFQITVEDEPEGLFTINKATGEVYVHRRLDREKKKSYHITFDVWDLTAGKKIDKELSFDVDLIDINDNAPRFTNQFQKSYDVMENTKVGEYLPVSVNVVDDDLEGTINSTVVVTVGKQSPPEPKIGVKRIDGRLHQLVSEGCFDYDKAKQYSVVINASDRGKPPLSRNVTVTLNVIDTNSHQPTFKKRQYEAEAVEMQTPDDILRVAVEDKDTPNTDGWRAKYSFISGNEDKMYKITTDPKTNEGIIGVVKAKNFDVTTLVKLQIGVENIEPLKVCKDGKLIEDLSILPPKDSVNLTVKMVDTNDAPVFEKYTEEVYQTEESEKGQVLYTPKVKDVDSPNVRFELLEDPAKWVTIDKKTGAITTIEKMDRESPFVDENNIYRIVIAAIDDGSPPATSTCTVSVHLRDINDNTPTLLNKTAILCSNHADKVMVRAKDADAEPYSGPFGFSLANDKTAKEHWKIEPEYGEEVSIRLLTKLPKGNYSVPLVIQDKQNQPSKESLSIVVCDCVKPGVCALPKPLSTGIGIAAIGLIIAALLVFLLLLFLLTDKRKFIIPDVKDEYKQTLMRYNEEGLGNDCKAESKVLASKTTESMTDGIKLGHMQNIEASPGMVQNVETYYTTNSNMSSNMETWNSQQQGGFHRSMKGNSRRSTSLYNRRGTVQNNYTFNRSLSTWSDDRIISLLDRRLTVTDSNQTGSSDDYVKIYHHEENGNSCMSLDLLSSDYHQDDLSFLNDLGPQFKTLENIIRADKSEVIKAEKSEI